The Chaetodon auriga isolate fChaAug3 chromosome 20, fChaAug3.hap1, whole genome shotgun sequence genome contains the following window.
GCTTTTATAtgtgagacagactgagaggagtTATGGttttgctgcttgtgtgtgtgtgtgtgtgtgtgtgtgtgtgtgtgtgtgtgtgtgtaacctgtgtgtatgtgtgtgtgtcagacagcagGTCATTTGTATTGGTTTGCCAGTGATCAGCAGATCCACATGTCAACAAGGAGAAGTGAAGGCAtcagcatccacacacacacacacacacgcacgcatgtacacacacccacacacacacacacacacacacacacacacacacacgcacacacacacacacacacacacacacacaataccaGTGGCAGTGAAATGCTGTGCTGGAGTAAAGGgacatctgtgtgtttcatttgaaaggCAAAAAAGGTCAGTCTGTGGAGAagcactctcactcactcactcactctctctctctctctctctctctctctctctctctctctctcacacacacacacacacacacacacacacacacacacacacagaggaataatATATCAGACAGGCAGGGGGTCAGGAATAAAGCAACAGATGGAAAGGGGTGATGGGACCCAGACTGACTGTGTTTATAATTCACAATAAGTAATGCTATGGGGTGACAGCCAGGCTGGATTATCATACTGActgaagcaacaacaacaataaaactgGCGTTTATATGTTCAGCAGAAAGCTACTAAGACATTTGGGCACTGTTACTTCCATAACAGTGGTTTAATTGTAATTTATTACTGCAGGTCAATCTGACCGAAGAAGTTTGAATAACATGGAAATTCAAACTAATGGACCACAAAGCTTGGTGACTTACCTTAGCTAGTAGCCTCAGCAATCCACTGATTAACTCGAACTGGAAACCTGGAATGACGAAGGAGACACTTTATGAGTCGGGTAAAAGGAGTTATAGAAAGGCAAAGTATTTTCGACATGTTTTACAGCCAGGCTCACCTGGTAAGTAACGTGCTGCTTTAAAATCCTCCTCAACACCGTCACACAAAGTCACGACCAGAAATAAACCAGAAACGGCCTTAATTCCCCCTCAGAGCCGCACCGTTGCTCCCCGGACATCCATGTTGAGCCCACGGCGGATTGCCCCGTCAATCTCTGCGTCTCCCCCAAAAACTCGCTTCTAAAGTTTGTCGCTCATGTTAAACAACTTCTACACAATCATTTTAGTGCTCCAGTCTGTGCATTAACTTCGTCTAAGGTCGATGTTTTTGGAGTTAAAAAAGTGAACCCCGTCATTCCTCGCCGCTCTTCTTTCTCCACTCCGCTGACTTCATACCAATCCCTGTCGGATTAACGGCAGATCACAAGAGCTCCGCCCACTCCGCGAGGACGTGTCCGTTCGGCCAATCACACATAGAGGACCATTAATAACCCGGAAAAAGGCGTGGTTTGTTTATTGAACACTGAGCATGCGCGGGTCTATTCTCGGGTTCAGCAGCAGTGGGACAGTGActgctgctgagagctgctCCCACACACTTGCTGATGAGTTATTTGTTCTGTGTAGTCAGTGTGCGGCTAAAAAATACTCACCACAATAATAGTTGGTActtttgttatgttttattgtcctttttaAGTTTTGAGAAAGTCTCCCCAGATCTTTTTCATCAAGGTCACAACTACTCTTGAGGGCAATTTGGGGCCTGATGATATTAAAGAGCATTCACTCCAGCAATTTAGTGTGGCAATTCCATAAAGCTGCAGGACTCAAAGTGCCATACTTAAAGTGTCATAGTgagttatgctaagctagcaaCAACAATATCAGGGCCCTGGAACTAGTAAACATAAATGGAATGTTTCCaatatttgttattgttattaattaCTGTACGCCTGCAGCCTCTTGCATGTCAAATATCTGTTATTCAAGGGTCCCTTTAACGTATTTCTGCCACATGAAGAAACACAGTGTTAACAGTATAAAACACCATAAAATGACCCACAACAGCATAATCACACTGTCCCTGGTTAGATTCTGACATGGGACCTACAGTATGATGTATGTCGCCCCTCgctctcctgtttcctgtcactctCTATCTCCACAGTCCAATGAAGGCCAAATGCCCAAAAATATGCTTGAAACAGGAAAATCAAGTTAATAGCACACTGTATATAAACAAGGTACCATTTCGGTACTTAAACAAGTTGTGTAagatgtggaaaatgaaatttCAAGGGGTTAATATATCAAATGAAACGTGCAATTAGAAGTCTGTGTAAGCTGTGTATATTTTTATTGattcagaaaatattcacaaatATCATAGTAGTAAAGTTGAAGCGTGGTAAAGAAATGTACAGGACATCAAACAGCTCACTCCCCTCAGTGACACCTGTCCGTCCTGGCAGTCCCGGGTCAAAACGCCTCCTTGAAACATTAACAAGAACCTTTCTGTCATTGCCTGCCacagtggaaaccaaaacacacacatgcctggCAGACTCTAAAGGTTACTGGTAAAAAATTCTGCTTCACTTTTTCCCCAGGGCTGCCAGGAAGTAAACAGTCCTCTTCTCTCCAGCCTCATCTTTAAGCAATCTGTCACATTCTGGTTATGTACACATTTTACATGTATcataaaacaaaggaaaagggcaaaagaacaaacagcaaacGTTACACCAGACCTGTTCACCACCAAGATCGTCTAACTTTCTCAAGTCTTTTCACACTTGGAGTTACGAGCTGGACTAAGGCTTTAATCATATCATACAATCCTCATGGCTTTCCCTTTTATCTTTACTACTCTACTCTACTCAAAGCGGCCTTCCTTCACATTCAATGTTTCCCACGTCAGTCTCTCATAGGTAAGAAagtgtgtggaggaagagggaggttCCATCGGGGACGGGCTTTCCGTTCCATTCGGGGGTAATTCATCAACGGTCACCTCCCGCTCCTCcgtccctcctctcctcagaccCTCTAAAGCCGAGCTAAAGGCAAAAACGAACATTGaagacaacacacagacagacgctgaCATTTATTGACAAAAAGCAGCCTCACATCCCATCCACAAActgcacactctcacacactccctccACACCTCTGGTCCCTTTCCTGCTCCAGGTTCAAGCCCTCTCTCCGGTCTGTTATAGGCCTGAAtacacttttgttttgtgttcatcTCCACAGCTGTTTACATATTTAGTTATAATCAAGAACACCAGAAGCAGCGGATGTAGATCTCAAATGTTAGCAGGTTgatagctgttttttttttttttatttcatcacaggTGTAAACCACAGAATATCTGAAATTTAGTCCATTTTGTGcactttgatgttttttttttgttttgtattttcacGTTGAGCCTCTGAGTCGATGGGCAGGTGAATATGATAAAGAAGGGGTGGGACCTCTGGTTTGTTTCACCACCTTCCCTCTCCAGCCCCAACCCGAAAAGCAGTCCCAACCAGTTCCAGCAAGAGTTGGTTTGTCTCTCATCACAGCGTTTCCATCGGCTCTTCCTGGTCACCAGTGTTCACACAGCATACTGACAGATTCACGGATGGCCCTGATCCCCCTCTCAAGGGCCTGCAACGCCTCCTCCCGCTCCTCTTGCCCTTCTCCACTCATTCAtgatttcattcatccatttgAAAAGTAAGGGGTATTTGAtaccctgcagctgctgacgcACAAGGAACAGAACGAGGAAGAGAAATGTCACTTTTTGGGTTGATGAAaggacaaaactgaacattttctaTGCTTTTGTTATGTCAACAAAGACCATGAAAAGATCCAAACCATGCATTAGTCTGTGTCTCAGTACTTCTctaccctgtctgtggctcaaAGCCTTGACTCCTACTGAAGACATTAATCTTTAAGGTTAGGCCACAAATAAATCTTTGAAAAAGGTTAAAACAGCTGGTAGTTTTTTGGCAAACATTAAGGAAAATATAGAATCTCCTCAGACATATCCTTTAAATACAGAGGGTTACAAAAAGGACACTTTTAACTGCCACGTTTGTTGCATCCACCCTCAAACACACTGCGAAACTGAGAAGTTCTATGATGTTTATCTGACAATTCATTGTATTGTAATTTATTTGgattttctacattttcctGAAGGACTTAATCAAAATATAGCCAACTACctgcactttgtgaacactGAGTTGATCTCACATGCATTTCTTCCACAGTGAAAACCATGTTTTGTGGCTGCATTGCTCTAAATTGCACCAGCAAGAGGAAAATCAATGTTCACTCATCAGGAAAAatggcagcttttttttttttataatgaaaaGTCGTTTCATTATAAACCTGTGAGAGAACGgtgttaaatgttttttcacttgacatttttttaaaaggaaCATCTCACCTCTGaccatttctgtgtgtgtgtgtgtgtgtgtgtgtgtgtgtgtgtgtgtgtgtgacatgccCATACCTGCCACTGACCTGCCGGCCAGCCAGGAGGAACTCACTTTGCCAGATGTTCAAACGGCACACTGACCTGAGAGTGGAGAGAAATATGAGAAGCTTGAAGCAAACCGAAGACAGAGACCCGAGGAATACACTGTATTTAACATTTGAGCTCTTCCAAGGCCAAAACCAGTGGGCTTTCTTAGCTCTTGATTTGATCTGGTAGCAGTTtcacagggttttttttcctctcataaAAGCTGCTGCGAGCatagaaaaaaatcagatgacAGGTcgacacacaaagaaagacaagcaCACGAAttggagaagaaagaggaggccAAATCAGAAAATCACCACCGAGTAATTTTATTCACTGGTGCAATCAGTGGCTAATGAACAGCATCTGAACTATTTATAACTGTCAAGATCACAGGAGGATGATACGCCAATGCCCTTGTTTTGTAACCATCAGAGTTAAATTATGCAAATTCAGACTGTACACTGTAAATTGAGTTTGTATCTATTTGAATTTAGAACATCTGCTCCACCAAATTATTATAGCTGCATGTAAGATTCTTTGAATAGTGACATGAAGACGCAGCACAATGAGCCTGGATATTTAGAATAGCTGCTGCCATTTCTGCAGGATGCAGACATGATCCCTGCTAAATGAAGGAGCACTGGAGAGACTCCAATTACAAATTATAATGAGGCTTTGGGACACAAGGAGCCAGCCTTGGTGGATTAGTCTATTCTGTGCTTGTATCATGTCAGACTTAAACTGCACAATAACAAAAACTCTTCACATCAATATATTGGTGGTGGTAATTATGACTAGATTATGTCTGAATATTTTCCCAGCCCCAATATGTCCAAGATGGCATCATGAATTATGAATTTGTATCAATGTGAGTGGCAAGCATGAAAGAGAATCCAGCAGTGTTAGCAGCCAAAGGTAACGAGAATCCCTCTGAAGCATTTCATTCACAGAAAAGCAATTAATGTTACATCAGAGACGAGAATAATATCTGCTGCAGTTTATTTATGGTCGAATCCACAGCCAACGTAGGCACAGCGatgctctgagctaaatgctaacatcagcttactaacatgctcacaatgacaatgtcaacatgctgaagCAAAGCAGATGGAAGATTTACCACGTTCGCCATCTtagttcagcatgttagcatgctaacgttgaTGGGCatgccattagttttgcaagatttggtcataaatcaaagtagtggataaattaaaaatggaaaatttggGGAGTCGTTAAGATACAgcatctgggaaccatgaatggATCAAATAATTTCATGTGAATCCATCCAGTAGATCTTAGGGTATTTTTGGATAAGTAACAACTCCGAACTGCTAACAGCTCTAAAGGAAAAGTAcgaggatcaccaaagtcagtaagATTAATCTTCTGGAGACCATGACTATCTGTGCTAAATTTCATAGCACTCTATCAAAAAACAGTTAATGTGACCGACCGATTAGCAtggctgctagcatggctaaaaatgatTCAGGAAAAACGAGATGTCATGGCCCTCTCTAAATCTTAAGTGCATGCAGTATGAAATCtaaaacatgtattttgaaCTTGCAGCCGGTCGTGACAGGGTGAGACTGTTAACTAGCAGTGTCTTCTACGAACCTCCACCTTaatctgaatgaaaaaaatTTCAAACATCCTCTTCTGAAGCAACGGATGCGCATAAGACACGCAGCAACTCCCGTCTCAACAAAGTCCCGCTGAACCTGTAAAGCCACAATCCTCCTACCTGTGATGCAGTGATGCGTGATTGGTCGAGGCGTGCAGTGAGGTCGGAGGAGGAGACGTTGGCGGGGGCCCCGCGATGAAGCCTCATGGCCACCTTCCTCTCTCGCTCGGCTCGCTCTGCTCTCCCCGCCTGAGGAGAGCGGTTACCTGCGCTCACGCAAAGATTCATGTATGAATGGAAAAGCTCTAATTCTGCTCCAGCTGTATCACACAGTGACTTCCAGGTACCCAGAACCGCTTCCTGACCTGACTGCTGGACCCCACGCGTGGCCGGGTTCGCCGGAGCAGCATCTGCCTCGTTCCTCACTCTGTTGGCTGCTGAAGGGTTCGGACCAGGCGGCAAAGCTCGGCCTCCGGCTCCTCTTTGGCCTCCTCCTGCCCGCTCCTCaccctcttttccctccctcctctccctctctccatcctcggtGGTCCTGCTGGCCCCCTGAAACACAGTGCAGATAGTGGAGAGCGGAGAAGTTTTTTAAACCCCTAAGCTGGAAGCAGTTTGCAGTTGTGAGTGTGACAGGTATGAACTCTGGACGACTCACAAACTTCAGCATGTTCCAGTCAAAGACGTAGTCATAGGAGAAGCCCTGTCGGTGGAAAAGGTTCCTGAAGAGCTGCCTCAGATACGAGTAGTCCGGCTTGTCATCGAACCGCAGCGAGCGACACAAATTCAGATAAGTGGAGAACTCAGCTGGGAAACACAAGAAAGACGGGGAAGTGGATTTTAAGCAAACAGGCGAGGTGTCGAGATGTTAACGTCTGTTAGCAGCCTGTTCACTCACAGGGGTAACCCTTGCAGAGCACCTCAATGGGGGTGGACATTTTCTTCTCACTGATGCGTTCATACTTCTGCCTCTTGGTGGCAGCCTTGAGCCCCTGCCAGGGCAGAGAGCCCAGGTTGAAGTACATGAGAACGTAGCCCAGAGACTCCAGGTCGTCTCGCCTCGACTGCTCTGTGGCAGAAAACAGAGAGCGGGGAGAGTGAAGAGGGGTGAGCGTGAAACGGTAAAAAGGTTTGAGGGGGGAGAATaagaaaagggagaggaggagacgaagagaaggagaggacatGACAGGAGGCTGCAGTTCAGAGGATCCAGCCCTGATCAATAAACATGCATATTGCAGCATATTCTGCTGACATTCTgccgtgaacacacacagaaaccgcAGCGGGGTTtgtggaacacacacattcacacagatatCTAGGCCATCCTCTGCCTGTACGCTGGCTTACCGATGCCCAGATGGGTGTTGATGGAGGCGTAGCGGGCGGTGCCTGTGAGGTTCTTATTCTCGCGGTAGGGGATGTGCTGGTGCGTTCGGGCGTCACGGTATTTCTTGGCCAGGCCAAAGTCTATGATGTAGACCAGGTTGCCCTTCTTGCCGAGCCCCATCAGGAAGTTGTCAGGCTTCACGTCTCTGTGGATGAAGTTCTTGGAGTGGATGTATTCAATCCTGCTAATCTggagtgcagagacagagaacattTCTTACTTTGAGTTTTTAGGTTTAGATCTTCCAGGAAGCCATGTCAGTATGCTCTGACAGTTGGTTTACAGAGAGGTGAACCTGGCTCAAGCCACAAAATGAATCATCCAGCATTTTAGCACTGCACTGACATAAAGTTGGAGGAGtcaaaaatgacagattttagAGAGAAATGgtcaaatcaaagcagcagaggacaaaatgtATTGACTATTTGTGCTGAGTATGGTTTAAGCTCAGAAGACTCAATAGGATATTTTATTAGACCTTCCCTGTCGAGTAAATGCAGAGTCTTAAACATCAAGTTTGTACTGCAGTCTTTAAAAAATCAGACTCTACAGTCCACTTGGAGAtacactgatgacatcatcagggttattttctgtaaccttcagaggacattacacaGCTGTGTTCACAGGttgagatagatagatatactTGTGACAAGTATActcatcttcatctgcaaaATCAGTGGAGTGGCCATTTTATCTTGTCTCACAGTTGCCATCAGGAAGTGTTTTAAAACTCTAAAGTTCAAGAGTTTTATGAAATCAAAGCCGGcagacaaaaataacacatatgGACAATGTAAAAAAAGgatcaaactgtgtgtgtcctgggtGCTTCTTGCATCGCATCTTGCAGGCAACTATAATATCTCAAATGTCATAgtgtccttgaatgcaccaaCAAGGGGAAAAACAGTGTACGCTCACAACTGCACAACCAATCACAAACTTTAACATAAAACAAGGAAGGCAGCGAAATCTTTACAGTGATGGATCACCGTTCACATCTCTCCACAGCGTATTAAAAGAAGTGGAGGTCAATGGACGCCTATAAAGTAGAGAATTAATCCAATCTAATGCAATGGCAGGGTATGGTCCTCTAAATCATCTGCTCGGTGCAGGATTGATCTTTTCTGCTTTGCCCCAAAGCATACGGATGCTGCTCAACccagaaaaaaagtgaaactttCTGACTAATCTGAAGTTTTGCTTTAAAATTGGAATCCATCTTTCCTCAGGTTTCCAGTTTAGTTGCGTACTTCAGTCTGAGCGCTTGCCCAACAGTTACTCCTTTTCAGATAATGAATTAGCTCTGCTGGTTGTGATTGGTGGGGTCGCACTGCCTGGAGTCTTCATATTCCCACAGTTACAGAGTGTTTGGTCGAAAACTGAAAGTAAGTTTTAAAGTCTCATTGGCCGGTGAAATACTAGTTGAGTCACTGGTATTGATCAATAATCCTGTCAGCTTGTGTGCAGATATATAGAGGTCGTTTTATGTTATGGGACAGTTAAAATCTTAGTTATTACTCCtttagaggagaggagaggacaggagaggagagacgcTCCAGTGACAGCAGAAAGAGCGTTCAGGAAAGGAGGTCAAAGTGGCCGAGAGAAAATGGGATGAAAAGAACGAACGTGCCAGCCGTGGACTAAAGGATGACATATGAGGGATTAAAGAGGCTCAGAAAAGACACCACGGGCCGACCCCTGCGACAAGGATTAGGCCGTCTTGCCGAGTTTCCACGTCCTGGATTGGAATTGACTTTTATGGAGGAGCGGCACGGTCGAAGATAGTGAGGGGATAAGCTTTGTCTCGAGCCAGGAAACGAGTTTCAGAGGTTTAGATGAGAATTATTCTACGATTTCAAATGATCCATTTCGTTCCGCTCTAAAAATAGCTGCATCCATTTGTTGAAATCTGTGTAACTTGCCATCTTGAAGTTGACTTCAGTGCATTATGTGACTGGACTTGCCTGATTTCATATATTTATCCATAACTATGACTGTTTATGTGCTGTTTCTCAGCCTTAGATGCAGTGAGGAACCTCTTTATAAACATAACAGTGTTCTTCAATGAGTTCTTTGTTTTCACGTtgggactgtgtgtcagttaTTGGCTGTGGCTCTCAGGAAACATCCTCAGTGAACTACCACGTTTTACAGTGTGGACAggagtcagtcagtctgtctcacCATCTGGTCCGCCAGCAGCAGGACTGTTTTCAGGCTGAACTTGCGGGAGCAGAAGTTGAACAGGTCCTCCAGACTGGGGCCCAGCAGCTCCATTACCATAACATTGTAGTCGCCCTCTGCACCACACCACTTAATAGACGGGATTCCCACTGTtgggaaacagaaaaatgagtAATAACACAGAAACTAGTGGATACACTGGTAATAATCCATCAAATGTTCAGTGCTTTATTTGAATTCACTTGCTGGTTGCGTTTGTCCTCCTGTCACTGCTGTAACAGGAGATGAACATGAACATCACTTTCAGGTTTATCAGCGTTTATTCGTTAATTTTAGCTAACAATTTCAACCATTCATTCACTACTTTCAGctatttcagtcatttatccattactttaagATAAGTATTTTAACTGTTTATCCTTTCAACATACTTTGACTATTTATCCATTTCCAAATTACTGTTGTGTAAAGGCattaagcacatttactcaagttttGCAGCCTAATTGAGTACAATTTTGATATACTTTGTGCTTTGCTTGAGTTATTCCATTCTATGCAACCGTATACTTTTAatgcacaacatttcagaggtaaatataacacttttcactccactactTTTGTTTACACTAAGTTATTTTAtgtattaaaaaacacacaatactCCTCTATATAACATGACGCAGTACTAAACTCCTAACCTACTAGTAGATAAAGAGTCCAAACTTGGCTCCACGCTGACaaactacaacattaaaatgctcgTACACGTATTCGTCAGTGATAAAAACTGACTGACGTCCTGAGCAAAGTGTCACTCTGCCCTTCATGCTCAGGTCAAGATGTTTCACTGGAAACATCTCACGGCACAAACTGAACTTTATGGCAGACCAACCTTGGCCCGCAGGCCCCACTTTGGGCAGCCCTGGTATATTGTTATATACCATTGGTATATTAAAGTTGTATtgtaatatactgtacacacacagactttaatGTTTCACTAATCATCActatttcttatttcttttttgattcatttcattcaaatagTAATTTCCTGGTTTTCTAACCTTagcctgtctctgtgttgctgtgaaTTGACCCCTcaggataaataaagtcttatATTATCATGAACATGTAAAGCTTCAGCACCCATCAACAGCCATGACTACACCTGAATGCTACTGAATCACCATTAATATCTCTCAACAACCCTAAACTGACTGCAATGCTCCTTCATTCCAGCAAAAGAGGCCTCTCGCTGTCCCCGCATGACCCTAAATGCACCTCAAATGCCCTTAAATGTCCTGAAATGTCTCTAAATACACTGCAATGGCTCCTAAATGACTGTAATCATTGTTAACACCCCTCAGCAGTCTTAAATACCCCTCAGTGCCTCTCCTGCTCTTCACTGCCTCTCAGTGCCCCCTAGTAAAGCTTGAAATACTTCTTGGAGCTCACCTCCGCCCTGCATCATCTTGTAGAATTTGCTCTCAATGTGAAGCTGTGGATGTTTGGTCTTCACACATTCCAGTTTGATGGCTACTTCCTCTCCTGTAGCGATGTTAGAACCTGATGGGAGAAATACCAGAGATGCAGTTGCAACATACTAGTGATTTCCAACACTGAAAGTCTCTTTTGACCTGTGAGGGAGATTTATTCAACACAGTTCACAAAAACTGCAATATGCACAGTACATTCTCTGCTTCTGGCTACTTCAGAAGACAGCGTCAGGTTAGCACAGTCCAAATGCTTACCGAGGTAAATATCTCCAAAGGATCCGCTCCCTATCTTCCTCCCCAGGCGGTACTTGTTCCCCACCCTCAACTCCATGGCTCCTGAGCTTTTTAACTCACTGAAGAGGGAAACACACGCagatacaagcacacacacagctgtcatcaATCACTGGTGATCAATAGA
Protein-coding sequences here:
- the csnk1e gene encoding casein kinase I, which produces MELRVGNKYRLGRKIGSGSFGDIYLGSNIATGEEVAIKLECVKTKHPQLHIESKFYKMMQGGVGIPSIKWCGAEGDYNVMVMELLGPSLEDLFNFCSRKFSLKTVLLLADQMISRIEYIHSKNFIHRDVKPDNFLMGLGKKGNLVYIIDFGLAKKYRDARTHQHIPYRENKNLTGTARYASINTHLGIEQSRRDDLESLGYVLMYFNLGSLPWQGLKAATKRQKYERISEKKMSTPIEVLCKGYPSEFSTYLNLCRSLRFDDKPDYSYLRQLFRNLFHRQGFSYDYVFDWNMLKFGASRTTEDGERERREGKEGEERAGGGQRGAGGRALPPGPNPSAANRVRNEADAAPANPATRGVQQSGNRSPQAGRAERAERERKVAMRLHRGAPANVSSSDLTARLDQSRITASQVSVPFEHLAK